The following coding sequences lie in one Camelus bactrianus isolate YW-2024 breed Bactrian camel chromosome 8, ASM4877302v1, whole genome shotgun sequence genomic window:
- the C8H6orf163 gene encoding uncharacterized protein C6orf163 homolog, translated as MIRTPNYTSFVCCAVCNKIIPPAPFGETFKRIHEYKPFKTRFYTHKDILDIGTDILNKEEQFQEAVLKERIAKAEAEIWAQADERQRQAVKKALKEAKDMYKMRIQVLEEEHQKDLQKMAAKTKIELHQNMEDELQREHLAAEQRMVHRIQRVMMECHCEKVQAVQEARAEERRAAQEEIQAQRRKALEEFVDTGVTVVKDQKNVSQLIKRKEHEMNAYYCMAQRQEHEEVQAVLQEAEKTHQAALGNVTDKLVSTQGELLSIAKQLGIMTNWKDFLEEELQETRAAFQKYINYTFPKLSPGHADFLLPERKKTPSSLIPQENETTL; from the exons ATGATCAGAACTCCGAATTACACAAGCTTTGTTTGCTGTGCTGTttgtaataaaataattccaCCAGCCCCTTTTGGGGAAACCTTCAAACGGATCCATGAATATAAGCCATTTAAGACACGCTTTTACACTCACAAAGATATACTGG ATATCGGGACAGATATCCTGAATAAGGAAGAGCAGTTTCAGGAGGCTGTGCTCAAAGAACGTATTGCAAAAGCAGAAGCTGAAATATGGGCTCAG GCTGATGAACGCCAAAGACAAGCAGTGAAGAAAGCCCTCAAAGAAGCAAAGGACATGTACAAAATGAGAATTCAGGTCCTGGAAGAAGAACATCAAAAAGATTTACAG AAAATGGCAGCTAAGACCAAGATCGAGTTACATCAGAACATGGAGGACGAGCTGCAGCGGGAACACTTGGCTGCCGAGCAGCGCATGGTGCACAGGATCCAGCGGGTCATGATGGAATGCCACTGCGAGAAGGTCCAGGCCGTGCAGGAGGCCCGGGCGGAGGAGAGGCGGGCGGCCCAGGAGGAGATCCAGGCCCAGAGAAG AAAGGCCTTGGAGGAGTTTGTGGATACTGGTGTCACGGTTGTTAAGGATCAGAAGAATGTGAGCCAACTGATAAAGCGGAAAGAGCATGAAATGAATGCCTACTACTGCATGGCTCAGAGGCAGGAGCACGAGGAGGTGCAGGCAGTGCTTCAGGAGGCCGAGAAGACACATCAGGCCGCCCTTGGAAACGTGACGGATAAACTGGTCAGCACGCAGGGGGAGCTGCTGTCCATAGCGAAACAGCTGGGAATTATGACAAATTGGAAAGATTTCCTGGAGGAGGAGTTACAGGAAACGAGGGCAGCATTTCAAAAATACATCAATTATACGTTTCCTAAGCTCTCGCCGGGGCATGCAGATTTCCTTCTGCccgaaagaaagaaaacaccttCCAGTCTTATTCCTCAGGAGAATGAAACAACTCTTTGA
- the SMIM8 gene encoding small integral membrane protein 8: protein MSSAPEPPAFKKETPKEKDFGNPGLRGVRTTTLFRAVNPELFIKPNKPVMAFGLITLSLCVAYIGYLHATQENKKDLYEAVDSEGHSYMRRRTSKWD from the exons ATGTCTTCGGCACCTGAGCCtccagcctttaaaaaggagacACCCAAGGAGAAAGACTTTGGAAACCCAGGGCTCAGAGGGGTCCGCACCACAACTTTATTTCGAGCTGTGAATCCAGAGCTCTTTATTAAACCT AACAAACCCGTAATGGCTTTTGGGTTGataaccctttccctttgcgtGGCGTATATTGGTTATCTACATGCAACACAAGAGAATAAGAAGGACCTCTATGAAGCTGTTGACAGTGAGGGGCACAGTTACATGAGGAGGAGAACGTCTAAGTGGGATTAG